Within Bremerella sp. JC817, the genomic segment GTGGGTGTTCAACAAGGTGTTGAAGGCCTGACGGGCACGCGAGTAGTCGTCGCCATCTTCGACCACGCGATCGGCCAGACCATCCATGGCAGCTTGAACGACGGCGGCCTGGTTCTTAGCGAACTCGATGGCGTCTTTGCCGAAGTCAAAGCGGTTGGAATCTGGATCTGGCGAGATGCTCGTGGTGTCTTCATCGGTCGAGAAGTGCAAAGCTGGCTCGGTGCTGCGCGAGGCAATCTTGCCGAGTTCACCCTTTTCGCCATCGGTACCACCGCTGAACGGCTTGTAACCGTATTCGATGGCCCACATGTCGTAGTCACCGATCGACTGAGGGAAGAACAGACCTTGCTTCTGGCCTGGAGGCGCGATGTGTGGTGGAACGTAGTCCATCACGCTGGCAACCGTTGCGGCGTCGCCTTCCATCTGGCTCATTTCTTCCATCGTGCGGTACTTACTGGCGACGAAGTTGTGACGCAGACCAAGGGTGTGCCCCACTTCGTGCATTGCCACTTCCTTCAGGCCTTCCATGATCATGCGATCGAGCAGTGCATCACGCTCTTTCTTGATCTCTTCCGCCGAAGGCTTCTTTTCTTCTTCTTTCTTTTCGTCGTCCTTCGACTCTTCTTTTTCTTCCTTCTTGTCGTCGGAAGCTTCTTCCTTCTCTTCGCCCTTTTCCTCGGACTTTTCGCCGTCGGTCATTTCTTCTTCCGACTTGGCTTCTTCCTTGTCAGCCTTCTTCTTCTTTTTCTTCTTCTCTTCGTCAGCCTTTTCTTTCTCGGCTTGAGCCAAGACCGCGGCAGCACCGTAGGCGAACTGCTGCGACATGCCGCCCGAGAGCATGCACTGGTGACGAGGCGAGATCGAACCAACACGCTGCAAGAATTCCTCGGCGTTGCTGACGTCGAGAGGGCCACCCAAAAGGGCTTCGGTTGCTTGCGGGTTGTAGTTCTCGAAAGCGGACTTCCAGTAGTTCAAGAAGCCAGCGTCGAAGATGATGTCGGCATCCAGGATCTGACCGGTGTATGGATTCACACGGGATGGACCCATGGCAAAACCAGCGTCCGAGGTGATCCAGCGGAAGGTGTTATAGCGAACGTCTTCCGGATCCCAATCGGCATCGTCTTCCTGTTGGCGAACATGGATGGCGTCGATGAAACCAGCCTTCTCAAAGGCCTTGTTCCAAGCCAGGATGCCGTCGCGGATTGGCTTGCGATACTTGTAAGGAATCGTGTTTTCCATGTAGAAGATGATCGGTTCTTTTGGTTCCGACATCTTGGCCGATGGATCAGCCTTTTCGAGCTTCCAACGGTTGATAAAACGAACAAACTGTTCGTCGTCACGGTTCGAGAAGTTCTTCACGGCCGTCAGGAAGTAACCAACGCGGTCGTCGGCAACTCGTGGCGTGTAGCCACCGGTTGGGATCTTGCTGATCGAGTAGTGCACGTCGACGGTCAAACCGCGCGAGTCAGCCACGGTGTCGATGTTCGAGCGACCGCTGGAAGCGTAGGTAGCTTCGACCTGCAGTTCGAGGTTCTTTTCAAAACCCTTCACTTCACCAAAGATCGACTTGCTGGCCGAGAAACCGAAGCCTGGCAGCGTGTCGCCGATCATCGGCAAGTCGCTCATGAAGACCGGTGTCACTTCGACCAGGTCGCCACCCTTCGGGCCCTTGCCGGCAATCGGCAGGCTGAAGAGCACGCTGTCGTTGTAGGCATGCTTCACGGCACGCGATTCTGGCTTGCCGTCGTTGGCCTTAAAGCGGACGTTCTTACGCAAGATGTGGACGCGATCGTCAACCTTGCGGAACGACCAGACCCAGTCGTCGCCAAAGCCCCACGACATACCGCCGTACAGAGGTTCAATACCGGCACCACGTGCGATCGAGATCAGCACGATGAATTCGCCGTTGTAATGCGAGCCATTCAGCTCGAAGAACATGCGGTTCCCTTTGTAGTGCGTAGGAACCAGGCCATCGGCCGTTTTGAAGTCCTTCAAGATACCGGACGAGGCCGAACTCGACCCGCCGGAGCTTCCACCGCTGGAACTGGAACTCGAAGCACCGGTGGTAGCGGCGATTTCCGACGGAATGCCCTTGGCGTTGTCGCCGGCAGCGTCGGACTTCGTATCGTCGGCCATAGCTACGTTGGCTGCGGCCAGGGCGACTACAGCCGTCGCACACCAAACCGTCGACCGACGCAAAATTGAAAACACCTTCATGCGTACAACTCTCGTACAAATTCAAGGAGGGGGAAGTGTCCGATGGTTTTCCGGATTTCGTTCCCAAAAGGTAACGTGCGGCGAGGTCCGATTTCCGCCCAGTCGGAAGCGGCCTCTTCTGATAGAGGCTTCCCAGGCTGGAATCTTGCGGAAAATGACAACGAAATTCAGAAAACGTACCAAAGCGACGTTCTGCCGAAGCGTTGGGAAAATATACCCTACTCTAAGCAGCCGCCGTAATTGTTCTATTCTGCGCACGAGATTTTGGGAAAGAAAACCCGGTTGTATCAATAAAATTGATTCACAACCGCGATTATCCCGATTTTCCCGCGGCGGACTGGGACGGAAAATAGAACGGAAAAAACAGCAGGAAATGACTAGCCATACGTCTCCACTCGAACCGGTTCTTTTCAGATTTCCCGCGATCCACGGGTTGGGCGGGCAGATCGAGCCATGTCGAGGTGGACTGAGTGGAAGTAAGGCCTGGAAAGTGGTCGGGCGCTCCAAGTCCTTCTGCCTTAAGCGTATGCCGATCGACTTTCCGGTCAAACTTCTCCAGTCGATCCACGCCGCGGTTCAGGCTCGTCGGCAGCAAGGAATGACCACCCTGCCCTCCTTCATCGCGGCCGACAACGGCGAAACCTATGTCCAGCACCAAAACCGCTTCTGGGAACTTCAAGAGTGGCTGCCCGGCGAGCCACTAACGTCCCCGCCAGATCGGCGTCAGAAGCAGGAAATGCTAGGCCTGATCGCCCAATTCCATGCGTTGTCGAGCGACATCAGTCCGGCGTTGGAAGTCTCGCCCGGCGCCGAGCGGCGTCTGGCGATGTTCCAGCACTGGAACGAGATCAACATTCCCCACACCCACGCCCAGATCAGCAAACTCGGGCACCCGCAATGGCAGTTCTGGCTGCACGCATTGGTCGACAGTTTCGTTGCGTATCGTCAACCGCTAGGTTTGCTGGTGCAGCAAATGCAGGCCGAGCGAACGACACTTCGCACCTGTATTGGCGACCCGCGACTGGAAAACTTCCGCTTCGATGGTCAGAAGTTCGTAGGCATGTTCGACCTCGGATCGCTGCGACGTGACAGCATCGCCTTGGATGTTTCGCGACTGGCAGGTGAAATGTCCACTGAGGGTGTTGTCGACTGGGAAGAGGTATTTGCGCTACTTCCTGCCTCGCAAAGGCTTACCCCTTCGGAAGAGCGGTTAGCGATCGAACTCGACGCGGCCAACGTACTACTTACAGGGCTCAATTGGGTACAGTGGCTCATAACCGACGGTTACAGTTTTGAAAACTGTGACCAAGTCAGTTTCCGCCTCCAGCATTTCCATACACGAATGCTGAAAATCGACGGGCATTTGGCCTGGAAAATCTAATTCGTTTGGTTGAAACTGCCTATGGTAAGAGGCATCACAGACTTTGATTTCTCTGAACGGGAATAATAAATCAACAGGCTCGGATTCCCGTCGGAGCGAATTACGGATTCTACGTTTACGAACCGTTCGATATTTCCGAAGATGGAAGGAGACCGATTCGTAGGTCCTTTCCAGCTTTACTCTTGGGACAGAACTCTCTCATGAAGCGTATTGCCCCCCTCGCCGTGGCATTAATTCTTTGCTGCTTGCCTACCCTGGGTTTCGCCCAAGGTTTTGGCGGCGGCGATCTGTTCCAGGGGATCGAAGGTTTCGACGACTTTGGCGGCAACCAGAACGATCCGAACTTGGAAGTCTCGGCGAAGTTCTTTGTCGATCCTTCCGGCACCCATGGCCGGATCGACGTGAAAGCCTCCGTCGGTAGTGGCTGGTGCTTGTACTCGATCACGCAGCCTAAGGGTGGCCCGATCGCGACGAAGATCAAGATCGAAGAAAACCCAGCGATCCTCGCCGTGGGCAACTTCACCCCTGACCATAAGCCAAAGATCGTTCCTCCTGATAAGATCATTCGCGTCGCTCAAGAGAAGTTCTACGACACGGTGACCTGGAGTGCTCCGATCTTGTTGGCCAACGGCACCGATGCCGAAACGCTGAAGCTCGACGTCAAGCTCGTCGGTCAAAGCTGCCACGACAAGGGAACCTGCTTCCCCGTTTCCGGCGACGCCGTCGCAAAGTTCGGTGGCACTGAAAAGATCGCCAAAGACGAAACGCTGCTGCCAGAAGTCGCGACCAAGCCAAGTGCCGCGATTCCACCGACCGACTACAAGCTGCAAGGCACCATCGGCGACTACAAAGCGGAATCGGGCCACGCGATCATCAGCGGTAAGTTCGAGCCAGCCCAGGTCTCTCCTGGTGACAAGATTACCGTCTCGCTCAGCATCAAGCCAACCGGCGACTATCACGTTTACGCTTACTCGCCAACCGATTCGGAGTTCAGCTACAAGGCGACCGTCGTTGGTCTGGGCGAACAGACGCCATGGCTTTCGATGAAGCCAAAGACCGAGAACCCCGTCGTCGAGAAGCCACTGATCGAAGGTCTGCCTGACATCGTGCGTTACCACGAAGGAGTCACGACCTGGACGTTTACCGTTCAGATTCCGATCGATGCTCAGCCGGGCAAATACCCGCTGGTCGGTTACCTCGGCTACCAGACCTGCACCAACACAACGTGCGATCGTCCTTCGGCTGTGATGTTTGAAGGCGTGGTTCAGGTCGGCGACAAGGCCGGCACCGATTCCTCTCCTCTCGCCTTCTCGAAGGCTCCTTATTCGACCGCGGCCGAGCGAGCCAAGATCACCAACGCCGAAGTCCAAGAAGCGTTGGGCGAAACCAGCATGGCTATGCCGCCACTGCGAGGCAATGCTGGTGACCACCAGCCAGAAGCCAAGGCCGTGGCCCCGCCCGTTCCGCTGAAGGACAGCATTGCCTGGGAAGTGCTCAATCCACCAGAAAACGCCAGCCTCGGCTGGATCATCCTGCTGAGCTTTATTGGCGGGGCGATCTTGAACCTGATGCCATGCGTGTTGCCGGTGGTTGGCTTGAAGATCTTGTCGTTCGTTAACCAGGCGGGCAAACATCGCGGTCAGGTGTTCATGCTGAACCTGATTTACTCGGCCGGCGTGATCTTCGTGTTTATGATCCTGGCGGTCTTCTCGTCGTCGTTGAATTTGATTGTCGAAGCCATTGCTCCACCGACCGAAGGAGCTGCCGCAGGGTCCGACGGCTTGGCTTGGGGCCAATGGAGCGGTGACTGGCGATACATCCTGGCGATGATCGTGCTGGTCTATACGATGGGCCTGAGCATGCTGGGCGTCTGGGAACTGACGATGCCAAGCTTCCTGGGAAGTGGCAGCGTCGCGAGTGCCTCGAATCAGTCGGGGTACGGGGGTGCGTTCTTCAAAGGGATCGTTACCACGCTATTATCGACGCCTTGCAGTGGTCCCTTCCTGGGCCCTGTGTTCGGCTATACGATCTCGCAGCCAGTCTTCGTCACCTTCCTGGTGTTCGGGTTCATTGGTCTGGGGATGGCTTCGCCTTACTTGATCATTGGTATCAACCCACGTTTGATCGCCTTTCTGCCGAAGCCTGGCAATTGGATGGTCGCCTTCAAGCAGATCATGGGTTTCGTCATGATGCTGACGGTCGTCTACCTGATGTACACGCTGCAGGACGAATGGGTCGTGCCAACCCTGGTTCTGCTGGTCGCCTTAGGAGCCGCCTGCTGGATGCTTGGTCAGGTCCATACGCTGGAGCACAAATCATCTCGCATCGCGACGACGATAGGTGCTTTTGTGGTGGCGATTGGTGTTGGTGTTTTCTCGTTCACCAGCTTGGTCGAAGGGGAAGCCCACGACGGGCAAATCGCCTGGGACACCTACGCCGAAGAACGTTGGCCAGCCCTGGAAAACGACATTTATGCCCGGCAGAAAGCTGGCGAAACAGTGATGGTTGACTTCACGGCCGACTGGTGCCCGACCTGTAAGTTCAACTACTACACCGCGATTAACACTGCTGGCGTCGGTGCCGTGGTCGACGAACACAAGATCGTGCCCATGCTGGTCGACTGGACCAACACCACGCACGACAACTCAGGCAAGGTGCAAAGCTTCATCAACAAGCTCGGGTCGAACAGCATCCCGCTGCTCGCCATTTTCCCTGGCGGCCAGCCTGGCAAGGTCTACGTGCTGAGCGACCTGCTCACCGAATCGAAAGTGATCGAAAGCCTGAACGCGGCTCAAGAAACTTCAAGCAGCGTGGTGAAGCAGACCGCGATGAACGAATAATCGTCGGCCTGCTGTCCGAGCGTCAAAACTTCAGTCCCCTCGCCCCTGAGGGGAGAGGGTTAGGGTGAGGGGCCTGGTGAAATCGTCACCCTCACCTTCGAAGCTCGTAGCATGAATGATCCCCCCGCAGATCGCCAACTGCGTTGTACTTCTACTTAACCTGAGCAGCTCCTTTGGTCGGCCCTGCGGGATCGTCGTTTAGGTGGCCTTAAATTTCGACGGCAACACTCAATTGATCCGTGGATCGTTGACTTTGCTTGCCTCGAGAAATCGCTGGTACTCGAGATCGATGGAGGCTACCACGATAAGACACAGGCCGAAGATCTGCGTCGGCAGAATGACCTGGAAGCTCGCGGCTTTCAGGTCTTACGCTTTCAGAACGAAGAAGTACGGACCAATCTGGAAGGGGTCGTCATCGCCATCCGCCGGCACCTAGGGTTCGCGGACGAAGAGAGCCCCTCACCCTAGCCCTCTCCCCACAGGGGCGAGGGGACAAGATACAACCAATCAGTCTCGCCGACTACAGGCGGCAGTTGGCGATGTTGGTCTGCAGGATCGCGGATGCTCCGAGTTGTTCGAGCTTTTCCATCACGTCGATCACTTCTTTGCGTTTGACCATCGCGCGGACGGCACACCAGGCTTCGTCTTCCAGCGGGTTGATCGTTGGCGAGTTGAAGCCCGGCGTAATCGCTTCGGCGGCGGCCAGGTTTTCGCGGCGGATGTTGTATTCCAGCAGCGAATAGTCGCGAGCGATCACCACACCTTCCAGGCGACGAACGATGCGGTCGGCCAGTTCCGGCATCCGCTTCTGCTTGTTCTGGATCAACACCGTTTCGTAGCTGCCGATTTCGGCGAAGATCTTCAATCGGTTCGCGGCCAGCGTGCTGCCGGTTTCAACCAGGTCGACAATCGCGTCGGCGATGCCTAGCGAGATCATCACTTCGACCGAGCCAGACAGGTTCACCAGGTGTGGATGGGCCCCGTTCGCTTCCAGATACTGACGGGTCACGTTCGGGAAGCTGGTCGCCACGCGACACTGCTTCATGTCTTCGACCGTGTTCCAGCTGGTATCTTCCGGAACGCACAATGCCAGGCGGCACTTGCCAACGCCTAGTTCCATGCGGGTATCGACTTCGACTTCCGCTTCTTGAACCAGGTCGCTGCCGGTGATCCCCATGTCGATAGCACCTTCGGCACACAAAACCGGAATGTCATCGGTTCGCAGGAAGGTGATGTCGATCGGCATGTCGCGCACCCGAGCGAACAAGCTGCGGTCCTGGCGACGGAATTTCAGTCCAGCGTCGCCTAATAGTTCCGTGGCGACCTCAGCCAGACGCCCTTTGCTGGGAATGCCGATACGAAAGTTTTCCATGATTCAATGCTTGGGGTTGGGTGCTAGAGCGAGTGAGTCTGTTTACTTTTGGGGGCGGGAAGCTTTTTCGTCGATGCCCGAAACACCGAATCGTCGGCCCAGTTCCGCTTCGACTTCTTCCAGGGCGATTCCTTTGTGCCCCAGCATGACGAACAAGTGATAAATCAGGTCGCCCGCTTCGTAGATCAAATGCTGACGCCCTTCGTCTCCCTCTTCGCCGGCGGCTTCGACCACTTCGGCGGCTTCTTCCATGATCTTTTCGCCGATCTTAGGGACGCCGCCGTTGAACAACTTCGTGGTGTACGATTTCTCAGGTGGGTTCGCGCGACGGTCTTCGATCACCGCCATCAGGGCGGCCAAGACGTTCACACGATTATCAGAGTTCGATTCGCCGGACAATGTTCGGCCCCTCTCGCAGCAAAGGTCGACGCGTGGAAAATCCCAGCCCTCCTCATCGGGTGGCCAGGAATCTAGTATTGTAGTCGGCTAGGGTAAAACTGAAAATTGGCCCCCCAACGAACCTTAACATCCGCAGTTTTCAGGGTTTAGGCCTTAAAAACGCCCCGCAAAGCATGACGAATCCCTCGACAGACAAAGAGTTTACCTTCCTCGATTGCTGGTTTCTTTCCGGAGCGACCGCCAGCGGCAAGACGCGCATTGGGTTGCAGCTGGCCAAGAAAATTAACGCGGAAATCGTCGCGCTCGACTCGATGTCGCTCTATCGCGACATGGATATTGGCACCGCCAAGCCGACCGCAGCCGAGCAATCCGAGGTGCCTCATCACCTGATCGATGTGCTCGATCCGACCGAAAACTCGAGCATTTCGCACTACCTCGAGATGGCCCAGGCCGCCGCGATCGAAATCCGCAGCCGAGGCAAAGAAGTCCTGTTTGTCGGTGGAACGCCTCTTTATTTAAAGGCTCTGCTGCGAGGTCTCTCGGAAGGGCCGGCCCCTGATAACGCGTTCCGCCAGGCCCTGGAAGAGGAAGCAAGCCGGGTGGGTAACAAGGCTCTGCACGACCGATTGAAGATGGTCGATCCGCTGGCCGCCAATCGCATCCACGAAAACGACATCCGCCGAATCATTCGGGCCCTGGAAGTGCATCACACCACTGGCCAGCCGATGAGCCACTATCAATTCGAGTTCGACGATCATGCCCGACCCGAAGATTGTCGAGCCTTCTGGCTTTCGTGGGATCGCCCAACCCTGCACGACCGGATCAATGCCCGCGTCGATCAAATGTTCGAGGAAGGTCTGGTTGCCGAAGTCGAGCGTCTGCTCGAGAAGCATTCGCCGCTCGGCACGACTGCCCTGCAGGCCGTCGGCTACCAGGAGGTGATTGACTTCCTGGAAGGCAAACAAGATCTGGAAACCAGCAAAGATCGCGTCAAAGCCCGAACGCGTCAGTTTGCCAAGCGGCAATGCACATGGTTCCGCAGCTTGAACGAATGCCGCGAAATCCCGCTGGAAGGCGAGCTCGACGCCAATGCGGTCGCCGAGCAGATCGAACAACTAGGTCGCGCGAGTCGAACCTAGTCGGGCGAGAATTACCACCAGTTCACGTAATAGGCCGACAAGCCCATCGTCAGCCGCAAGAGCAGCGTGACCAACAGGTAGAAAGAGAAGTGCAGCCCGCCCGATAACGGCGAGATGTCGAACGAGCCCGCCGCGGCCAGCCCGCCGAATACCACGCAAAACGCGGCCATCATCACGTAGTACGGCAAGTACTCGTTTAGATTCGGGCTTAGATCCCAGTAGCCCACCAGAAACGCATAGATCCCCCACAGCACGGCATACGCCGCTGAGCAGACCAGCACGCGTCCCCAAAGTTCCTGGCCGGCGTAAGGTTCGTATTCGTCGTCTCGCAGGAACCAGTATCCGCTCCAGCAGATCGGCACGGCGATCAGATAGCTGCCAGCGACCACGACCCAGGTCAAACCGCTTGGATCTTCGGTCGAGTGACCAATGAAAAAGGCAATCAGGAAGGTCGACAATGCCGCGACCATCACAACCGCCAACACGGTTGGCGAGAACTTCACGTCTTCGCGAGCCACTGGCTTGAAGACCAGCTTGCCGGAGGCGCTTTTCACACCGCCGAATTCTTCGCGTTCGCGAAGGACGACCGTTTCGCTCAGTTCCGGAACCTTGATCGTCTTCTTACAGTTGGGACAAGGGCCTTCGCGACCGGCGAACTTGGCGCTGACTTCAAAGCGTTTGAAGCAGCTGGGGCATGTTACGCGTATTTTTTCTTGCTGTTCGGCCATGTTGTTCCGCGAAAAGAGGCTGAAGCGGGAGGTCGGAGGAAAAGCTGACCCGCGGCCTTTAACTTGGCCGGGGCCCACATTTTAGTCAATGATCTGGCCGTTGATAATGCGTCGAAACGAAGAGACTTACGTCGATCCTCTGGCGAAACTTCGGCAAAACTCCTGCATTTCGGAATCCTGTCGCCCGGTTTTCATCAATTGCTCACATCGCCCCCTTAAACTAGCGGCATGCAGGCGGGCAGATTTCCGAGCCGAATTGATTCGCTGCACCTTTCCGGCATTCACCGCCAGGAGTCATCTTGAACACGAAACCAGAGACAATCGTGTTTCTTTGCCCGAATGGGCACCGTTTGAATGCACCGAAACGCCTGGAAGGCCAGCCCGGCAAGTGCCCTCATTGCAACGTTCGTTTCCGAGTTCCCAATCCATCGGGACACCCTTCGCACGACTCGATTCAGCTTGCCAAGGCCGCGTCGCCTTCGTCCTCGGGGATGGGGTCCCTTTCCACATCTGGCGAGTTTGATGGTTCCGGCCTGGCCGACTTCACCGACCTGGGCGGCCGTGACGAGGCCGAAACGTCCGACGTTTTACATTCGTCGATTGGCCTGAAAGCAGCCTCCCATTCGCCGGCTAGCGGTGAATCGCTACGAATGTTCCTCGAATTTCGAGAGCTTTGGCAAAATCGAACGGCAGAAACCCGCTTCGAGATCCACCTGCCCGAGGGGGAAGTATTCGTGCCGCAGCAGTTCTCTGTGGAAAAATCGACGCCAGAGCTGGGATATTTCGCCCGAAAGATGGAGTCCGAGAAGTTTCAGGTCCACCTGATCCCCTGGAAAGCGGTATGCCGGATTGTGGTAAGCGGACTGTCCGACCTTCCCTTCGAGCCATAGTCTTCGTACGCTAAGAGATGGTTCCCTAAATCGGCGTCATTGAGCGATTTAGGGGGTTACGCTTCCCCGCGAAAATCGGTTCAACTCGCGGAGAAACCCGGTAACTTGCCTGAACTGATGGGTGCGAAAAACACCGTGAACGCTGTCGACAAGAAGCCTCGCGTTGGGGCCGTCCGCTATTTGAACACCAAGCCGCTGGTGCATGGCTTGGACGACGCCGACACGCCGTTCAGCCTGACGTTCGACTACCCAAGCCATCTGGCCGATCAGCTTGCCCTGGGTCTGCTCGACGTGGCGTTGATTCCATCGATCGAGTACTTCCTCGGCGATGGCTATCGCATCATCACCGACGCCTGCATTGGCTGTCTCGGTCCGGTTTGGAGCGTGAAGATCTTCTTCCGCACGCCCCCGGAACAAGTCCGCACGCTGGCCCTCGACGAAGGTTCGCGAACCAGTGCCGCCCTGGCCAAGATTTTGCTGGCCGAGCGGTTGGGCGTCCGACCGCAGCTTCAAGCATTGCCGCTGGGCAGCGACATGCGTGATTGCGAAGCGGACGCCATCTTGCTGATCGGCGACCGAGCCATCCATCCGCCGGCGATCGATGCGGTGGAAGTTTGGGACCTGGGCGAGACCTGGGTCCAATGGACCGGCCTGCCATTTGTGTTTGCGATGTGGGTTGCCCGGCCTGGCATTCAAACCGAAGCGATCTCGCAGGCCCTGATGCATGCCCGCAACGGCGGACTCGACAATTTGCAGATGATTGCCGAACGCGAAGCACCGAAACATCGTCTGACGACGAGCGAGTGTTTCCACTACTTCCACGATAATTTACACTTCACCCTTGGCCCGCAGGAAAAGGCCGGACTGAAGCGTTACTACGAATTGGCCGCTGGGCTCGACCTGGCTCCCAGTGGCAGGACACCGATTTACGATGATTGCGAAATTGCTCGATAAAGCAGTCGCGGGCGAGCGACTGACACCTGAAGAAGGTCTGCAGATTCTCGAGTCGAACGACCTGCTGGCGATCGGCAAAGCAGCCGACGCGGTTTCGCGCCGGATGCATCCGGAGAACTACCGCACCTACAACATCGATCGCAACATCAACTATACGAACATCTGCACGGCGGTCTGCCACTTCTGCGCTTTCTATCGCAACCCGAAAAGCGAAGAAGGTTACGTCGTGCCGCGGGAAGAGATCCTGAAGAAGGTCGAAGAAACGGTTGCCCTTGGTGGGGATCAAATCTTGATGCAAGGTGGTCTGCATCCGAAGTACAAGCTGGAGTGGTACGAAGAACTGCTCAGCGACATTCGGACCAACTTCCCCCAGATCAACCTGCACGCGTTCAGCCCGCCCGAGATCTATCACTTCACCAAAGTCAACAAGCTGCCCCTGCGGGAAGTGCTTCAGCGTTTGAAAGACGCCGGCCTGGGTAGCTTGCCAGGCGGTGGTGCCGAGATTTTGGTCGATCGTGTTCGTAACGAACTGACCCGCGGCAAGGTGATGACCGACGACTGGCTCGACGTGATGCGAGTCTGGCACGAACTGGGAGGCCACAGTTCGGCGACGATGATGTTCGGTCACGTTGAAACCCTGGCCGAACGCATCGAGCATCTCGAACGCCTGCGTCAGCTACAGGACGAAACCGGCGGCTTCACGGCTTACATCTGCTGGACCTTCCAGCCAGACCACACCGACATGGCCCACATTCCGGCCCGCGGTACGTTCGAGTACCTGAAGACCCAGGCGGTCTCGCGGCTTTACCTCGACAACATCCACAACATTCAGTCGAGTTGGGTTACCCAGGGCCTGAAGGTGGGGCAGCTCGCCATGCTCTACGGAGCGAATGACATGGGCAGCTTGATGATCGAAGAGAACGTCGTGGCTGAGGCAGGTACCGTTCACTTCCTGACGCTGCAAGAGATTCGTGACGCGATTACCGAACTCGGTTTCGAGCCGCGTCAACGCAACGTCCACTACGAATTGCTGCCCAAAGAGCACGAGATGAAAGCCGTTCAGGCCAACGTGCTGCGGGACAAAGAACTGGTTACGCTCTCGTAAGCGAGCCGTTCGACATCGAACAACGAAAAGCCCCAAGGTGATTTGCCTTGGGGCTTTTTTCGTCGATGGTCGTTTCGCCAACCGGTCTTACTTTTTGGCGGACTTCAATTGCCAGGCTTCGTCAAAGAAGTCGGCGGCGACGATCTTACCGGGCCAAAGGGCGTCGGGCGGCGTGTTGATGTCGACCACGGCCCAGTCGGGCAGCTTGGGTACCTGGCGAGCGTTGTTCAGATAGGCATACTCGCGATAGGTGAAGCCGCTGTTGATTACCACATACTTCTTCGGATTCAACGGGTTCGGGTAGATCAAGACCGGGGAGTTCTCGTTCGCCTTGAAAGTTTGCTCTCCCACCTTCACTTCATCCTTTGTCCATTGAATCGGCAACTTGTCGGCAATCTTGGCCAACACACTGTTGCTGCCGGGGTCGCCGAACAGAATCAGATTGCTGTTGGCAATATCGGCGTCCGAGATCGCGCTGTCTTCGCGGATGATCGCATCGCCGCGGAACTGCCGACGCCACTCATTCACGAAGTGATCCATTTCGCCAACCGCCCAGGCATGGACCTTTTCGTTGTTGGCTTTCCCTGTTGGACTGACGATGACAAACGAATCGAGAAACGCGTCATCGATAGGTCCCTGTAGGCCTGGTGTCTTGGCCAGGGCATCGCCATCGGTCCAACCAACTTGCCACTGCTGACCGTCCCACTGCAATTTGCAGTTCCACGATCGATCGGTCTCGGGACCAGGGACTTTCAGTTCCTGGCGTTGGCTATCGACTCCGGCGGCGATTGGCGAGAGCGATAGCGTCACTTCACCTCGCACACCTTGCAGAATGTCTTGGCCGGCTGGGAGACTCAATTCCAAGCGGCTGACGTTGTT encodes:
- a CDS encoding zinc-dependent metalloprotease; translated protein: MKVFSILRRSTVWCATAVVALAAANVAMADDTKSDAAGDNAKGIPSEIAATTGASSSSSSGGSSGGSSSASSGILKDFKTADGLVPTHYKGNRMFFELNGSHYNGEFIVLISIARGAGIEPLYGGMSWGFGDDWVWSFRKVDDRVHILRKNVRFKANDGKPESRAVKHAYNDSVLFSLPIAGKGPKGGDLVEVTPVFMSDLPMIGDTLPGFGFSASKSIFGEVKGFEKNLELQVEATYASSGRSNIDTVADSRGLTVDVHYSISKIPTGGYTPRVADDRVGYFLTAVKNFSNRDDEQFVRFINRWKLEKADPSAKMSEPKEPIIFYMENTIPYKYRKPIRDGILAWNKAFEKAGFIDAIHVRQQEDDADWDPEDVRYNTFRWITSDAGFAMGPSRVNPYTGQILDADIIFDAGFLNYWKSAFENYNPQATEALLGGPLDVSNAEEFLQRVGSISPRHQCMLSGGMSQQFAYGAAAVLAQAEKEKADEEKKKKKKKADKEEAKSEEEMTDGEKSEEKGEEKEEASDDKKEEKEESKDDEKKEEEKKPSAEEIKKERDALLDRMIMEGLKEVAMHEVGHTLGLRHNFVASKYRTMEEMSQMEGDAATVASVMDYVPPHIAPPGQKQGLFFPQSIGDYDMWAIEYGYKPFSGGTDGEKGELGKIASRSTEPALHFSTDEDTTSISPDPDSNRFDFGKDAIEFAKNQAAVVQAAMDGLADRVVEDGDDYSRARQAFNTLLNTHGQAMYFASRYIGGVHVNRAHKGQKDAKAPFEIVPAEKQREVMTLLSEQVFSDAPFQFDADLYNKLAPSHWNHWGTNFDVKGDYAIHDTISRWQSQILSRMMGAMNLERMHDAELKVPADEDAFTTAEMIQSLTDSIYSELDSLEEGEYTVRKPAISSLRRNLQRDYLQRLSTLAMGDAFAPADCQTIAYAQLIDLQEKLEELQEKDLELDPYTRAHLLETTRRIEKVLDAELTLSRP
- a CDS encoding aminoglycoside phosphotransferase family protein, whose product is MTTKFRKRTKATFCRSVGKIYPTLSSRRNCSILRTRFWERKPGCINKIDSQPRLSRFSRGGLGRKIERKKQQEMTSHTSPLEPVLFRFPAIHGLGGQIEPCRGGLSGSKAWKVVGRSKSFCLKRMPIDFPVKLLQSIHAAVQARRQQGMTTLPSFIAADNGETYVQHQNRFWELQEWLPGEPLTSPPDRRQKQEMLGLIAQFHALSSDISPALEVSPGAERRLAMFQHWNEINIPHTHAQISKLGHPQWQFWLHALVDSFVAYRQPLGLLVQQMQAERTTLRTCIGDPRLENFRFDGQKFVGMFDLGSLRRDSIALDVSRLAGEMSTEGVVDWEEVFALLPASQRLTPSEERLAIELDAANVLLTGLNWVQWLITDGYSFENCDQVSFRLQHFHTRMLKIDGHLAWKI